In a single window of the Micromonospora sp. WMMD1155 genome:
- a CDS encoding GNAT family protein has protein sequence MFALPLTEDVELRPLEPWRAEEFLAHMDRAREHIKPWVSPSFAATDLASARAVLQRYADRWAGDSGGMWGLWWRGTLVGGVIFVSFDAAGGACEVGCWVEPAAEGRGMVAPAIRRIVDWAVRERGIQRVEWRTNADNTRSRALARRLGLRLDGTLRQLRPGPHGRIDLEIWSVLADEWLSAASGSPATVH, from the coding sequence GTGTTCGCCCTGCCGCTGACCGAGGATGTCGAGCTGCGCCCGCTGGAGCCGTGGCGGGCCGAGGAGTTCCTCGCCCACATGGACCGCGCCCGCGAACACATCAAGCCCTGGGTGTCGCCGTCCTTCGCCGCCACCGACCTGGCCTCGGCGCGGGCGGTGCTGCAGCGGTACGCCGACCGCTGGGCCGGTGACAGCGGAGGCATGTGGGGGCTGTGGTGGCGGGGCACCCTCGTCGGCGGGGTCATCTTCGTGTCGTTCGACGCGGCCGGCGGCGCCTGCGAGGTCGGCTGCTGGGTGGAGCCGGCGGCCGAGGGCAGGGGCATGGTCGCACCGGCGATCCGCCGGATCGTCGACTGGGCGGTCCGCGAGCGCGGCATCCAGCGGGTGGAGTGGCGGACCAACGCCGACAACACCCGCAGCAGGGCCCTCGCGCGGAGGCTCGGTCTGCGCCTCGACGGCACGCTCCGCCAGCTCCGACCGGGTCCGCACGGCCGGATCGACCTCGAAATCTGGTCGGTGCTGGCCGACGAGTGGCTGTCCGCGGCGAGCGGATCGCCGGCCACCGTCCACTGA
- a CDS encoding ABC transporter ATP-binding protein, whose amino-acid sequence MTGPLLDARLIVDRGTFRLDVPLRVVPGEVVALLGPNGAGKTTALRALAGLHPLTDGHVTLDGVDLDRPATRDWVPTERRSIGVVFQDYLLFPHLSALDNVAFGPRRHGVDRRTARATARGWLDRVGLDGHAHRRPRQLSGGQAQRVALARALALVPSLLLLDEPLAALDARTRLDTRAELHRHLSAHPGATLLVTHDPLDALALADRLVIVEGGRVVQEGDGPSVTARPRTDYVARLVGLNLYRGRADGFGVRVAPELTLAVADRLDGEAFVAFRPAAVALHPSRPEGSPRNTWTGTVAGVQQHGDNLRVQVDGPIEVAADVTPAAVAQLRLIPGQRVWVAVKAAETRAYPATG is encoded by the coding sequence ATGACCGGCCCGCTGCTCGACGCCCGGCTCATCGTCGACCGGGGGACGTTCCGACTCGACGTGCCGTTACGGGTGGTGCCCGGCGAGGTCGTCGCGCTGCTCGGCCCGAACGGCGCCGGTAAGACCACCGCGCTGCGTGCCCTGGCCGGGCTGCACCCGCTGACCGACGGCCACGTCACGCTCGACGGCGTCGACCTGGACCGTCCGGCGACGCGCGACTGGGTGCCCACCGAACGCCGGTCGATCGGTGTGGTCTTCCAGGACTACCTGCTCTTTCCGCACCTGAGCGCACTGGACAACGTGGCTTTCGGGCCGCGTCGACACGGCGTCGACCGGAGGACCGCCCGCGCGACGGCGCGTGGCTGGCTCGACCGGGTGGGGCTCGACGGGCACGCGCACCGCCGCCCCCGGCAGCTCTCCGGCGGTCAGGCACAGCGGGTGGCGCTGGCGCGAGCGTTGGCCCTCGTACCGTCGCTGTTGCTGTTGGACGAGCCGCTCGCGGCCCTGGACGCGCGCACCCGGCTGGACACCCGTGCCGAACTGCACCGCCACCTGTCCGCGCACCCGGGCGCGACGCTGCTGGTCACCCACGACCCGCTGGACGCCCTCGCGTTGGCGGACCGGCTGGTCATCGTCGAGGGCGGGCGGGTGGTCCAGGAGGGCGACGGGCCGAGCGTCACCGCGCGTCCGCGCACCGACTACGTCGCACGGCTGGTGGGGCTGAACCTCTACCGGGGCAGGGCCGACGGGTTCGGGGTACGGGTCGCGCCGGAGCTGACCCTCGCCGTCGCGGACCGGCTGGACGGCGAGGCGTTCGTGGCGTTCCGACCGGCGGCGGTGGCCCTGCACCCGAGCCGTCCGGAGGGCAGCCCGCGCAACACCTGGACGGGAACCGTGGCCGGTGTCCAACAGCACGGCGACAACCTGCGTGTGCAGGTGGACGGGCCGATCGAGGTGGCCGCCGACGTCACGCCGGCCGCCGTCGCCCAGTTGCGGCTGATCCCCGGTCAGCGCGTGTGGGTGGCCGTCAAGGCAGCCGAGACGCGCGCCTACCCGGCCACCGGCTGA
- a CDS encoding dihydrofolate reductase family protein, with protein sequence MRNLVYTGFMSLDGVVDSPGGGPSEEHRSGGWVFKDLEFVPEAWSLKGEELTDTTALMFGRRSYEAFAPVWPGSEDHAGYKELPKYVVSTSLSDDAVVDGWGPTTILRSTGDVAALKEGDGGAIFIHGSAELARRLSDAGLIDQYNLLVFPVLLGAGKSLFGRADRDKYMLTLRESESYPNGILKLVYDVKR encoded by the coding sequence ATGCGCAACCTGGTCTACACCGGTTTCATGTCGCTGGACGGCGTCGTGGACTCGCCCGGCGGCGGGCCTTCAGAGGAGCACCGCAGCGGCGGCTGGGTGTTCAAGGACCTCGAGTTCGTGCCGGAAGCCTGGTCGCTGAAGGGCGAGGAGCTCACCGACACTACGGCGTTGATGTTCGGCCGTCGCAGCTACGAGGCGTTCGCGCCGGTCTGGCCCGGCTCGGAGGACCACGCCGGCTACAAGGAGCTGCCCAAGTATGTGGTGTCGACCTCGCTGTCCGACGACGCCGTCGTCGACGGGTGGGGGCCGACCACGATTCTGCGCTCGACCGGGGACGTGGCCGCGCTCAAGGAGGGCGACGGCGGTGCGATCTTCATCCACGGGAGTGCGGAGTTGGCTCGGCGGCTGTCCGACGCGGGCCTGATCGACCAGTACAACCTGCTCGTCTTCCCCGTGTTGCTCGGTGCCGGCAAGAGCCTGTTCGGCCGGGCCGACCGGGACAAGTACATGCTGACGCTGCGGGAGTCGGAGAGCTACCCCAACGGGATCCTCAAGCTGGTCTACGACGTCAAGCGGTGA
- a CDS encoding ABC transporter permease: protein MSQLLDHATARRRGRVPAALLIPAGLGLLFLVLPLAGLVVRAPWTTLPARLTEPGALTALRLSVQTATLATVLCLLLGVPLAWMLARVDFPGRRLVRALVTVPLVLPPVVGGVALLLVFGRRGLLGGWLDATFGITLPFTTAGVVLAESFVAMPFLVIAVEGALRAADHRFEEAAATLGASRWTTFTQVTLPLVAPGLAAGAVLCWARALGEFGATITFAGNYPGRTQTMPLAVYLALETDLESAIVLSLVLLVVSVGILVALRDRWMTSA from the coding sequence ATGAGCCAGCTCCTCGATCACGCCACGGCCCGGCGGCGGGGGCGGGTGCCGGCGGCGCTGCTGATCCCCGCCGGGCTGGGGCTGCTCTTCCTCGTCCTGCCGTTGGCCGGGCTGGTGGTCCGGGCACCGTGGACGACCCTGCCCGCCCGGCTCACCGAACCGGGCGCGCTGACCGCTCTTCGGCTGTCGGTGCAGACCGCGACCCTGGCCACCGTCCTCTGTCTGCTGCTCGGGGTGCCGCTGGCCTGGATGCTGGCCCGGGTCGACTTCCCCGGCCGCCGACTGGTACGCGCGCTGGTCACCGTGCCGCTGGTGCTGCCGCCGGTGGTCGGTGGGGTGGCGCTGTTGCTGGTCTTCGGTCGGCGTGGGCTGCTCGGCGGTTGGCTCGACGCCACCTTCGGCATCACCCTGCCCTTCACCACCGCGGGTGTCGTGCTGGCCGAGTCGTTCGTGGCCATGCCGTTCCTCGTCATCGCGGTGGAGGGGGCGCTCCGTGCCGCCGACCACCGCTTCGAGGAGGCCGCCGCGACGCTGGGCGCCAGCCGGTGGACCACCTTCACCCAGGTGACCCTGCCGCTGGTGGCGCCCGGGCTGGCCGCCGGCGCGGTCCTCTGCTGGGCGCGGGCGCTCGGCGAGTTCGGCGCCACCATCACCTTCGCCGGCAACTATCCCGGCCGGACGCAGACCATGCCACTCGCCGTCTACCTGGCGTTGGAGACCGACCTGGAGTCCGCGATCGTGCTCAGCCTGGTGTTGCTCGTCGTGTCGGTCGGCATCCTGGTCGCGCTGCGGGACCGCTGGATGACCAGCGCATGA
- a CDS encoding helix-turn-helix domain-containing protein, translated as MGLRFTTRGSDSPWVDIVWTCTSEQVTAMTSVAGVRWGLVFWQQAGRAHTSITGPETRTGTAPVPEGATFTGIEFAVGTSLRAVPTPALTDGGIVLPDTTRRTFRLDGERWETPSPDDTEALVDRLVRAGIVVRDALVVDVLRGHRPAVSGRTVERRFRAATGLTQSAVRQIERARTAAELLAAGDPAADVVVKLDYFDEPHLARALRSYVGRTARQLREGGGGAIALDLDHRLTS; from the coding sequence GTGGGACTACGGTTCACGACGCGGGGATCGGACTCGCCTTGGGTGGACATCGTGTGGACCTGCACGAGCGAGCAGGTCACCGCAATGACGTCCGTCGCCGGGGTGCGGTGGGGCCTGGTGTTCTGGCAACAGGCCGGCCGGGCGCACACGAGCATCACCGGTCCCGAGACCCGGACCGGCACGGCGCCGGTGCCGGAGGGCGCGACCTTCACGGGCATCGAGTTCGCCGTGGGCACCTCGTTGCGGGCCGTGCCCACCCCGGCGCTGACCGACGGTGGCATCGTGCTTCCCGACACCACTCGACGGACGTTCCGACTGGACGGGGAACGTTGGGAGACGCCGTCACCCGACGACACCGAGGCTCTGGTCGACCGGCTCGTCCGGGCCGGGATCGTGGTCCGTGACGCGCTCGTCGTCGACGTGCTGCGGGGTCACCGCCCGGCCGTGTCGGGGCGCACGGTCGAGCGCCGGTTCCGCGCCGCGACCGGGCTGACGCAGAGCGCCGTTCGGCAGATCGAGCGTGCCCGCACCGCGGCGGAGCTACTGGCTGCCGGCGACCCGGCCGCCGACGTCGTCGTCAAGCTCGACTACTTCGACGAGCCGCACCTGGCCCGAGCACTGCGCTCCTACGTCGGCCGCACCGCCCGGCAACTCCGCGAGGGAGGTGGCGGCGCGATCGCCCTCGACCTGGATCACCGCTTGACGTCGTAG
- a CDS encoding type II toxin-antitoxin system Phd/YefM family antitoxin, whose amino-acid sequence MAVPALTPHSDPPRSVPLREARTRFSQLVALAELTDAVTVVTRDGDPRPVAAIVPAAAARSGAQARADADRLAAVTAGWARRLDEQHRRSSQRHAAELSAVRAALAEAWAELDRRVIPGSDPTLVRLRAAHTDLLAG is encoded by the coding sequence ATGGCCGTCCCCGCGCTCACCCCTCATTCCGACCCGCCGCGTTCCGTGCCGCTGCGTGAGGCGCGCACCCGGTTCAGTCAGCTCGTCGCGCTGGCCGAGCTGACCGACGCGGTCACCGTCGTCACCCGCGACGGCGACCCCCGTCCGGTCGCCGCGATCGTCCCCGCCGCGGCCGCCCGCAGCGGCGCCCAGGCCCGCGCCGACGCCGACCGGCTCGCCGCCGTCACCGCCGGCTGGGCCCGTCGCCTCGACGAGCAGCACCGCCGCAGCAGTCAGCGGCACGCCGCCGAGTTGAGTGCGGTCCGGGCGGCGCTCGCCGAGGCATGGGCCGAGCTGGATCGCCGCGTCATCCCGGGCAGTGACCCCACGCTGGTCCGACTGCGTGCCGCGCACACCGACCTGCTCGCCGGCTGA